The window ACGAGATCGGGTATCTGGGATTGGAATTTTGCTTCTAATTGTGCTTTTGTTTCAGAAGAATACTGTCTGATTTTAGGAATCGATCCAGCAGTACAAATTATTTCCGAGCAAGAGTGGATGGATTCCATATATCCAGACGATCGAATTTCAGTTGTGGAAGCTATTAGTCAAGCGATCGATCGACATCAAGACTATGAAATTGAGTATCGTATCCTGCATCCAGAAGGCATTCGCTGGCTAGCATCTAGAGGTAAGGTTTTTTACAATGAAGCAGGTAATGCAGTACGGATGCTGGGCAATATTCAAGACATTACCGAACGCAAACAAGCTCAAATTAACTTACAAAACAGTGAAGAACAACTGCGTCTCACACTAGAATTTGCTCACATAGGCAGTTGGGCTTGGTATGTTGGTGAAAATCGAGTTGTTTGGAGCAGTCAACTTTTCGGGTTATTCGGTTTAGATCCCCAAACTACGGAAGCTACTCATCAGGCTTGGCGCGAAAGCATTCACCCAGATGATTTAGAACAAGTGGAAGCAACTGTTCATCAAGCACTCGCAAACCATACAGACTATGAGGCAGAATATCGGGTAGTTCATCCAGATGGCAGCATTCATTGGATATTTGGCAAAGGAAGAGGAGTATACGATCGATCTGGTGCAGCAGTGAAAATGCTTGGCGTAGTTATTGATATTACCGATCGCAAACAAGCCGAAGCAGCCTTACAAGCAAATGAAGAACAACTGCGTCTCACACTAGAATTTTCTCAGATTGGCACTTGGGATTGGCAGATTCTAAACAATCGAATTATTTGGGACAACAATCATTTCCATTTATTTGGTTTAGAGCCAAAGACTACAACAGTGGATTATGAAACTTGGCGCGATCGCGTTCACCCAGAAGATCTTGAAGTAGTTGAAGCTACTATTCGTCAAGCACTCTTAAACCACATAGACTATGACACAGAATATCGAGTAATTTATCCCAATGGTGATATTCATTGGAGAATGGCTAAAGGACGCGCAATTTACGATCGATCTGGGCAACCTGTCAGAATGCTGGGTGTAATTATTGATATTACCGATCGCAAACAAGCAGAAATTTCCCTACAACAAAGCGAAGAACGTTTCCGACAAGCCATAATTAATGCTCCCTTACCAATGATGCTACACGCAGAAGATGGCACAGTCTTACAAGTTAATCACACTTGGACAGAAATTACAGGTTATTCACCAGAAGAAATTCCCACAATTACAGATTGGATTGAGAAAGCATACGTTAGCAATCAAGAACTAATCAAATCAGGCATTGAACGCTTACACGATCGTCTGGATAGCCGAATTGCAGAAGGAGAATTTACTATTTTTACCCGCACAAAGGAAACGCGAATCTGGGATTTTTATTCCGCGCCACTGGGTAAATTACCTGATGGTAGAGGTTTAGTAATTAGTACTGCGATCGACATTACAGAAAGGAAACACGCCGAAGCAGATTTACAAAAATATAAAGACATTTTTCAATTTGCCGAACATGGATTAGCTGTCAGCAAAGGATTTTTCGTAGAAATGGTAAATCCGGCTTTTGCTCGTATGCACGGTTACTCTGTTGAGGAAATGATTGGTAAGCCATTTTTGAGTTTGTTTCCTTCCGATTGTTGGAAAGACACAATTACTTTTATGCAAAATCTCAATGAGTGTGGACATCTAACTCATGAATCATATCATTTGCGTAAAGATGGTGCTGTTTTTCCCGTGTTTCTCGATATTACTTTAGTTAAAGATTCGCAAGGCAACCCACTTTATCGCATTATGACTATGTTGGATATTAGCGATCGCAAACAAGCCGAAGCCGATTTACTCGCCAGCGAAAAAAAGCTACGTTCCATCTTAGAAAATATGCCTGTAATGTTAGACGCGGTTGATGCACAAGGAAATATTATTGTTTGGAATCAAGAATGTGAAAGAGTTACAGGTTACTCCGCCACAGAAGTTATTAACAATCCCCAAGCTTGGGAATTAATGTATCCCGATCCGATTTATCGAGAAGGAATGACTGCTGAATGGGCAAAAATGGGTCACAATTATCGCAATTGGGAATGGGATTTATTGACTAAAAATGGTGAAATAAGAACTATTGCTTGGTCGAATATCTCTGCATTATTTCCGGTTCCGGGATGGGAATGTTGGGGCGTTGGTATTGATATTACCGAGCGAAAAAAAGCCGAATTAGAAGTAATTCAACTTAATCAAACTCTAGAGCAAAGAGTTAAAGAACGAACCACAGAACTAGCAGCGGCTAATAAAGAATTGGAAGCTTTTTCTTATTCGGTTTCCCATGATTTACGCGCACCTTTACGCGGCATTGATGGTTTTAGTAAAGTACTTCTAGAGCATTATAGTCATCAATTAGACGATCGCGCTAAACATTATCTCGATCGCATTCGCGCAGGTACGCAACGCATGGGTGAATTAATCGAAGATATGTTAATGCTCTCACGGGTAACTCGTGCCGAAATGAAGCGAAGTACCGTCAATTTAAGTCCAATTGCTCAAGAAATTAGCGAAAACTTAAATGAATCACAGCCAGAACGTTCTGTACAATGGAATATAGCCCCTGAAATTACAGCGTTGGGCGATCCAGCACTACTGCGAATCGTCTTAGAAAATCTACTGAATAATGCTTGGAAATTTACGTCAAAATGTACACAAACACAAATTGATTTTGGTACTACTATATTGCCCGGTCGCACGCTAGCTTACTTTGTTAAAGATAATGGTGTTGGCTTCGATATGGCTTACGTAAATAAGTTATTCATTGCTTTTCAACGCTTGCATTCTATCAATGAATTTCCGGGCACAGGTGTGGGGTTAGCGATCGTCCAAAGAATTATTCATCGACATGGTGGAATTGTTTGGGCAGAGGGAACTATAAATCAGGGGGCAATATTTTATTTTACTTTGAGTGAAGCAAAATACTTGCACTGATGATAAATAATGATTAATCTCTGTTCAGGATATAAAGCCATGAGATACTCTATCGGTACACCAGGGCTATTGCTTTTAGTGGAAGATAATGCTGATGATGAAGAACTCGCTCTAATGGCATTCGAGCAAGGAGGGATTTCTAATCGTGTAATTGTAACCAGAGATGGTGTAGAAGCATTAGATTATCTGTTCTCTAGAGGGATTTACCGCGATCGATCGCCAGAAGATCTACCCGCTTTAATTCTCTTAGATTTACAGTTGCCTAAAATTAATGGCTTAGAAGTGTTACAACAGATTAAGAGCAATCCAAAAACTCAGCTAATTCCGGTTGTAATTTTGACTACATCCACTGAACAAAAAGATTTGGTAGAAAGTTATAGTTTAGGTTGCAATAGTTACATTCAAAAACCAGTAGATTATGATCAATTTCTCAGAGTTATTCAACAATTAGGGATGTATTGGCTAGATATCAATTCACCTCCTCCTTTGTCAGTTGCTTATGATGAATAACCATATCCGGGTGCTTATAGTTGAAGATAATCCAGATGACGCAGAATTAATGCTATTAGAACTGGAATTGAGCGGTTATAGCGTAATCTGGGAACGAGTGGAAAATATTCGGGAAATGAGTGCAGCCCTCGATCGCCAAAACTGGGATATGATTTTGGCAGATTACTCTTTACCACAATTCAATGCCTTAGCTGCGCTGTCTTTCGTACAGGAAAAAAATTTAGATTTGCCTTTCATTATAGTTTCTGGTTCCATAGGAGAAGAAATTGCTGTAGCAGCAATGCGAGCAGGTGCTCATGATTATTTACTCAAAAATAGTTTATCTCGATTAGTACCAGCAGCAGAGCGAGAATTACGAGAAGCACAGATTAGGCAAGAACGTAGACAAGCGTTACAAGATATACAAACGCTGGCATTTTATGACGAATTAACAGGATTACCAAATCGCACACTTTTTCTCCAAGATTTACAAAATTATATTGATGAGTATAAAGAACAGCCAAGTTTATTCGGCGTGGTATTTTTGGATATCGATCGCTATCGAAGTGTTAAATATGGATTTGGACATATTAAAAGTAATCAATTTTTAATTAAAGTTGCTCAAAGATTAGCCGCGTGGATGCAACCTACTGATAGTAAAGTAAGTAGAACTAATGGCGGTTTACTAGCACGGGTCGGTGAAGATGCCTTTGGTTTATTATTTAAAGATTTACTAAATTTGGATGAACTAAGCCAAAAAGTTACTCAAATCCATCAAATTCTCCAACTTCCATTTCAAGTTGATAAATCATTGATTTATTCATCTGTTAGTATTGGCGTTGTGGATAGCACAATGGCTTACAATCAAGCAGAAGAATTTTTGCGTGCTGCCGATACTGCTACTTATAACGCAAAAAAACAATTAATCAATACTGTAGTTTTCAATTCCCAAATGCAAACTGAGGAACTAGAAAGACTACGGCTAGAAGCTGATTTACAACAAGCAATTAAAGAACAAAAACTACATTTAAATTATCAACCAATTATTTGTTTAAATACTAATAAAGTTATTGGATTTGAAGCATTAGTGAGATGGTATCATGAAGAAAGAGGTTGGGTTTCACCAGAAAAATTTATTCCTCTAGCTGAACAAACTGGATTAATTATTCCCTTGGGTGAATGGGTATTAACTGAAACTTGTCGGCAAATTAATTTGTGGGAAAAAGCTTTAGAAAATTCCTTGCCTTTAAGCGTTGCAGTTAACCTGTCAGGAGTGCAATTGACACAAGCTAATTTAGTAAGTGTTGTAGAAAATCTTTACCATTCTTTTTGCAGCAATAAAATTTATTTTAAACTAGAAGTTACGGAAAGTGTGTTAATGAAAAATGGGGAAGTCGCCAGCGAAGCTTTAGCAAAATTAAGAGCAAATGGTATCCAAATTTGTATTGATGATTTTGGTACAGGTTATTCATCCTTAGCTTATTTACATATTTTGCCAATTGATTTTGTCAAGATCGATCGCTCTTTTGTAATTCAAATGACAGAAGATGCCAAAAATTTAGATATTGTAGAAACAATTATTACTTTAGCCCATCGTTTAGATTTAAAGGTAATTGCTGAAGGTGTAGAAACTGAAAGACAAAAGGAAATTTTGCGATCGCTTGGCTGTGAATATGGACAAGGATACTTTTTCTCGAAACCCCTATCTCCAAACGCAATTATCAATTGGATAGCTAGCTGGGGAGAGAAAGAAGATGTCGTGACACGATCGCACAATTGGGATTAGTAGTAAAAACCCTCCTATTTAAGATCGGTTTTCCTACTTTTAAATTTCAACTATATTAAAAAATATTTAGACATAATTAGAATATCATTTAGCTAAGCAGGGGTTAATTATGTTTCCTTTTTGGGGTTATAACTGCTACGGTAATGAAGGCGTTTCTCGCAGGAATCGCTTAGACCAAAAGCTAAGATTCTTGAAATGGATGCGCGATGATTTGGAGACTAGATTAGCTGGGATTAATGCTGCGATCGAAAAAGTTGAACAGCAATTAGGTCAAGAAGATGCAGCCTAATGCTTCATTTTTTCTCACTATTAATCAGCTAATTTAGCAATTTGAAAATACAGAAAGCCTCAGCAGTAAACTATGCTGAAGGCTTTTCTAAGTACCAAGCAGCTATTCTGGTATAATTATTAAAATTACAGTTAAAAAATTATGGAAGACTGGTGGAAAACTACCTTTCCAAAAGGTCGGGAAATTCTCAAAATCACCGATGCTAATGGATATCCTGTTTCTATTGCTTATGGTGAAAAAGGACAGGGAAAACCTTTATTTTTAATTCATGGTATTGGCGGTTGGAGTTATAATTGGCGTTATAATATCGAAACTCTTGCTAAACATTTTCGGGTAATTTGTTTTGATGCTAAAGGTTGTGGCTTTTCTGACAAACCTTTATATCGGGAAAAAAACGATCATCAAATTATTGAATTTAAACGGATTATTAGTGCGCTTTGCGATCGACCTGCAATTATAGTTGCAGAATCACTAGGAGGATTAATCAGCCTTGCAGTTGCACAAGATTATCCCGAATTAATTTCTGATTTAATAGTAGTCAATGTTCCTATTTTTGCCGAAACACTACCTCATTGGGGAATGTCATTGTTATCACAAATTCCCTTAGAACTATTGCAAGCATTTGATTTAGGTAGAATCACTACTTTGTGTGCGCCTTTAGTTAAAGAAATTTTAGCCATTGAAAGGCGTTCTGTCTTATTCGATCCGACAAAGTTTACAGAAAAAGACGCTTATTGGATGAGTTATCCTTATATTCAGTTTCCGGGAACTTTGACAAAAGCAGCCGAAGATATTCAAATTGCGGTTAAAGAGATACAATTAAAGCAAAATTTTCAGCCTAATTTAATCAGTAAAATCCATAAAAAATTGGCCTTTGTTAAATGTCCCACCTTAATTTTATGGGGGGAACAAGATAGTTGGTTTTCTTATAAACATGGCGAAAAGTTAGCTAAACTTTTGCCATATTCACAGTTAAAAATTATTCCCAATTGCTGTCATGATGCTTCTTCCGGTTGTCCAGATGCAGTTAACACCGCAGTTTTGCAGTTTTTAGGAGTGAATAATTTTTCTAAGTTTAGCTGATTCTCTAAACTAGAAAATAAAGAAAAGTTGGTTAAGCAAGGGATAAAAAATGAATTGCTAGCATTGAATGATTTAGTCAATTCTGCTTCTTGGAGAATGTTGAGTGTTTCAACTTTATTGTTTCTCCTAAATTTTCGTCGTTGGAGAATGCTTTCTATAAGTCTCCAACGTTTTTTTTGCAAGCTAATTATCGTAGTTTGATTCTGTCGATAACGGATGACTTCAGCAGGAATCCCCAGTTGTTTAATCAGTTGATTAAAAATATAAATATTAGAGTGTTTTCGGGAATGGGGATTTAGATTCAAACCTAAGATTAGATTAACTTGTTTGTAGTGATCCCAAACTAAATTAGCTAAAGGTTCTAAGTCATCATTGGCTAAAGTTTCGCCGCTTAATAGACGATCGATCCATTGCAAAAGTCCCAAACGTTCTCTAATCGTCCGTTCTTGTTCTTTAGTGTAGATATTGGGAATGAATAATCCCAGTTTCCATTTAGCTTGAAGTGCGATCGCTTTTTCATCTCTTTCCACAGCTAATCCATAACGTAATTCTTCATAACGAGAAATAGCCCCAGATAATTGCGAATAAATTTTGATTAATTCTGGGGTTACTTCTGATTCCTTTGTAACAGCCAACCATTCCGCAGCTTGAGTTTTTTCTAAATTTAATCTTTCCGCTGCGGTGATTACTTCTTGAGATTCTAATTTTGCTTTTTCACTACTGGATAAAATCCGAGAATTTGCCACAGCTTGGTAATGGGATAATTGAATTTTGTTACTTACTTTCTTAGTTAAATTGCGGAAAAATTGACTAGAATTAACTGTCATGAATTTAAGGTAATTGCCTTCATATTTTAACCTAGCAATTACGGCTTCTCGCAAGTTCCACATCGCCCAATTACTGTTAGCTTCTATTTGCGACCACAATTTTTTATGACAACAGTTTTCCCAATCGATCGGAATATTTACAATCGCCAACATTTCTGGCGATAAACTCATTCTAATTAATCCTACTTCCAAATCCCAACGAGATTTTAATTCTCGTAAGATTACATAAGGCGATTCAGATTTAGAAACCGAACAAAAGTTTTTCCCAGACTTAGCTACCCAAATATAGCGGGGTATAGGATGTCTAACTCTGGCTAAAGATTGGGCAATATCTGCATCATTAACTACACCATAAAAAATTCCAATTACCGCATCAAACCATTCCGCTTCAATACTTACACCAGTAGACATACTAGGAGTAGCAATGACGATATCATAGAGGGATAATTTCTCATTAATTTGTCTCACATATTCTCGTTGTGCAGTCAAATTAACGGTTTCTGAATTGATGACTAAAATGCGATCGCGGCTAATTCCCGATTCCAACAAATTAACCAACACATTAGAACTTTTTAAAGAATCAGTAGCAATAAATAATCTTTTCCCACCTGTTGCCATTTCCACAGTATCAGCAACGATCGCACTATGGTCTAAACAATTATAAACAGTGCAAGCATAACCCGGAGTTTGATACTGATTTTCAATCAAAAAAACCTCATCTTCGCCACGTAAAGCTTTCACATAATCGATCGCATAATTATCCAAATCCGCATCCGCAATAATTACCCGCGCCGCCACCTTAATAATCTCTTCAAATCTCGCTAAAATTGCAGGTCTTCTCCCTTCCTTATTACAAGTACTACTAGTAAGTAAAGCCCGAAAAACCTGGCAAACTTCATCAATTACAACTGTCGCCCCAAAAAATTGAAACGGACGAATTCCTAACAAAGATTCAACACATAAACCCAAGCGCCAAGTCGGATAACCATTTTCATCAATATAATAACCATTACCTTTATCCGCATCAGTCCGCCAAGTATAACCCAACCTTTCCGCCAAAGAACGACCTAAAAATATCCGATGAGTTAAAGATAATAACCTTTCATTATCAGCAGTAACTTGAGAAATTAATTTAGTTTTACCCGTACCTTTCCCAGACGAAATCGCAATGATTCCTGTCTGAGGTAACTCTAAGCCAATTGTAGATAAATCAGCAACATTTAATTTTACTTTAGCAGGAATAGTCAAACTCGATCGTTTTTTAATTAACCAACTCCATTGTCCTAAAGACAAAGCATTATCATAAGCTTCCTCAAAAGCTGCTGCACCTTCAGCAACAATTAAATCATCAACCCCTTTTTGAGGAGTATTCCAAGTAATTACTTTAACTGGACATTTGCCTTCATTAATTAAAAGCTGGGCGGTTTTTTTAATCGCTAAATTAACAGCAGTAACAGTCTGGGTTTTCGTATCTCGATCGAAACAAAAAGCAAATTGTCTACCACTTTTAACAAAAGGTTGTAAATCGGGAGTTAAAGTCGCAGTTTTATTAATTTGATCGACTCTTCTCCCATTCCAAATTCCTGGTAAAGCAATAGCAACAAAGCCAATACTTAACAGTGCAGCAGCTTTTTTTGCACCTTCAGTAATCACAATCGGTAAAGGAAGTTGTGTAATTACCCAACGCCAAAAACCTAAAGCTTCCCCGGTTTCTGTTACTTCAACATTGTCAGGAATTACTAAATTAAATCTTTCCGCAATCTTTAGCCAAACTTGCAAAGTTACAGGTAAGAAAAAAGCCCTAGTAGGAATTTTTGGTGGATGTTCATATTTAATTAACTTATTTTTTGCGCCCAAGCGTGGTTGATTCGGTTTAAAACATCCCCATTCGATCGCTTCCCCAGTTCCCGGGTCAACACCATTGCACCACCAACCACCACAGGTAGCGTGTTCATAACGTTTGATAAAACCAAGAGAAAGTCTACCTGCACTATTGCGCGGCAATTCACTTGAGTAGCAGAGGTGGTTGTAGATGCTTTCACCTTTGAGACTGGTGACGCAAAGGGAAATCATGTCAGGGTCTACACCGCTAGCCAGCCACTCATTCCAATGGTTTTGTTCGATGTAGTCAGGTTTGCACTTCATGGGGCTAATTAAAAGACGCGAGTTATCGGTTCTGAAACTCAATTCCAGAACATCAAAAAATTACCCGACAACACTATTCGTAGAGTGCTGTAGGTTGGGTATGTATAATAACACGCTATAGATAGAGTATGCGTTATTTAGCGCAAAAAGGCAGAAGGGAAGAAAGGCAGACGGCAGAAGGCAGAAGGAAAGAAAGGCAGAAGGCAGAAGGCAGAAGGCAGAAGGCAGAAGGAAAGAAAGGCAGAAGGCAGAAGGGAAGAAAGGCAGAAGGTAAAAATTCCCCTTTTCCCTTTTCCCCTTTTTCCCTTTTCCCCTTTTCCCCTTTTTCCCTTTTCCCCTTTTCCCCTTTCCCTATCTCCCCTGCCTGCCTGCCCTTAAACATTAAGCCACACGATGCGCTGGCATTGCTTGTTCAATCCATTGTTGAATCGGAATTTCAATCATAAATTCTGTACCCTCTCCTGGCACAGATTCGCAATACAATTTGCCACCATGTTTTTCAACTACAATTTGATAGCTAATTGATAATCCTAAACCTGTACCTTTACCCACTGCTTTTGTAGTAAAGAAGGGTTCAAAAAGTTTGGATTGTACTTCTTCTTCTATTCCTGGACCATTATCTTTTATGCGAATTCTAATCCAACCATCTCCGATAATTTGAGTAGAAATGTGAATTTTCCCTTGTTGTTTAATGCCAC is drawn from Phormidium ambiguum IAM M-71 and contains these coding sequences:
- a CDS encoding PAS domain S-box protein, which codes for MNLQNIPLPQHGVARSFSQKAGLVTALIGIITLIGWLFRIELLTSVFPGLPPMRINSAIGFIFCGASLWFWHQSQVPNISYAKVRRSLSFIFSIIVFCLALFTLIQFSWHINLGINELLIKDLNPHISEKYSGRIPLSVALNFMMLSTALILLDLEIYNLSQGLAFSSCLIALIGLSGYIYQVEYFYSFFSGGSAALTAVIAFCILSLGILFACPDRGWIKVITSPYSGGIIARRLLPLVIGLPLILGGSIIITQRNNLLPVEVSIILRSIISILILASVTWWNAKYLNKLDLKQRQTEIALRQSYEQLENRVAERTTKLTEANHRLQESYQLLESVLEGISDPVFVKDISGQYVIVNSAMSQKLGKSIEKILGFNDDDLFAPEIAQQLIATDNLIMEKGKSKVIEEEICQNNHKKTYLSSKSPWRDSKGNVIGLIGVTKDITDLKQTEAALKYREWLAQFFIEHTSIPAAVLDKEMRYLMISQRWLKDYRLTEQNIIGRSHYEVFPEIPQRWKEIHQRCLAGAVETCEEDRFIRADGSTDWLRWEVRPWYEQTGAIGGIMIFTEVITARKEAEIAFKQSEQRYASLAAAIPVGVYRSDTQGYINYVNRRWCELSGFSAEQAIGNGWENIIYAEDRDRIINSWHEATDNQSIFCTEYRYLRPDGSICWVYGQAVAERSTNGDVIGYIGTVIDITDRKRAEESLRENEARLRLALQATRSGIWDWNFASNCAFVSEEYCLILGIDPAVQIISEQEWMDSIYPDDRISVVEAISQAIDRHQDYEIEYRILHPEGIRWLASRGKVFYNEAGNAVRMLGNIQDITERKQAQINLQNSEEQLRLTLEFAHIGSWAWYVGENRVVWSSQLFGLFGLDPQTTEATHQAWRESIHPDDLEQVEATVHQALANHTDYEAEYRVVHPDGSIHWIFGKGRGVYDRSGAAVKMLGVVIDITDRKQAEAALQANEEQLRLTLEFSQIGTWDWQILNNRIIWDNNHFHLFGLEPKTTTVDYETWRDRVHPEDLEVVEATIRQALLNHIDYDTEYRVIYPNGDIHWRMAKGRAIYDRSGQPVRMLGVIIDITDRKQAEISLQQSEERFRQAIINAPLPMMLHAEDGTVLQVNHTWTEITGYSPEEIPTITDWIEKAYVSNQELIKSGIERLHDRLDSRIAEGEFTIFTRTKETRIWDFYSAPLGKLPDGRGLVISTAIDITERKHAEADLQKYKDIFQFAEHGLAVSKGFFVEMVNPAFARMHGYSVEEMIGKPFLSLFPSDCWKDTITFMQNLNECGHLTHESYHLRKDGAVFPVFLDITLVKDSQGNPLYRIMTMLDISDRKQAEADLLASEKKLRSILENMPVMLDAVDAQGNIIVWNQECERVTGYSATEVINNPQAWELMYPDPIYREGMTAEWAKMGHNYRNWEWDLLTKNGEIRTIAWSNISALFPVPGWECWGVGIDITERKKAELEVIQLNQTLEQRVKERTTELAAANKELEAFSYSVSHDLRAPLRGIDGFSKVLLEHYSHQLDDRAKHYLDRIRAGTQRMGELIEDMLMLSRVTRAEMKRSTVNLSPIAQEISENLNESQPERSVQWNIAPEITALGDPALLRIVLENLLNNAWKFTSKCTQTQIDFGTTILPGRTLAYFVKDNGVGFDMAYVNKLFIAFQRLHSINEFPGTGVGLAIVQRIIHRHGGIVWAEGTINQGAIFYFTLSEAKYLH
- a CDS encoding alpha/beta fold hydrolase — protein: MEDWWKTTFPKGREILKITDANGYPVSIAYGEKGQGKPLFLIHGIGGWSYNWRYNIETLAKHFRVICFDAKGCGFSDKPLYREKNDHQIIEFKRIISALCDRPAIIVAESLGGLISLAVAQDYPELISDLIVVNVPIFAETLPHWGMSLLSQIPLELLQAFDLGRITTLCAPLVKEILAIERRSVLFDPTKFTEKDAYWMSYPYIQFPGTLTKAAEDIQIAVKEIQLKQNFQPNLISKIHKKLAFVKCPTLILWGEQDSWFSYKHGEKLAKLLPYSQLKIIPNCCHDASSGCPDAVNTAVLQFLGVNNFSKFS
- a CDS encoding response regulator; translated protein: MRYSIGTPGLLLLVEDNADDEELALMAFEQGGISNRVIVTRDGVEALDYLFSRGIYRDRSPEDLPALILLDLQLPKINGLEVLQQIKSNPKTQLIPVVILTTSTEQKDLVESYSLGCNSYIQKPVDYDQFLRVIQQLGMYWLDINSPPPLSVAYDE
- a CDS encoding EAL domain-containing protein; protein product: MMNNHIRVLIVEDNPDDAELMLLELELSGYSVIWERVENIREMSAALDRQNWDMILADYSLPQFNALAALSFVQEKNLDLPFIIVSGSIGEEIAVAAMRAGAHDYLLKNSLSRLVPAAERELREAQIRQERRQALQDIQTLAFYDELTGLPNRTLFLQDLQNYIDEYKEQPSLFGVVFLDIDRYRSVKYGFGHIKSNQFLIKVAQRLAAWMQPTDSKVSRTNGGLLARVGEDAFGLLFKDLLNLDELSQKVTQIHQILQLPFQVDKSLIYSSVSIGVVDSTMAYNQAEEFLRAADTATYNAKKQLINTVVFNSQMQTEELERLRLEADLQQAIKEQKLHLNYQPIICLNTNKVIGFEALVRWYHEERGWVSPEKFIPLAEQTGLIIPLGEWVLTETCRQINLWEKALENSLPLSVAVNLSGVQLTQANLVSVVENLYHSFCSNKIYFKLEVTESVLMKNGEVASEALAKLRANGIQICIDDFGTGYSSLAYLHILPIDFVKIDRSFVIQMTEDAKNLDIVETIITLAHRLDLKVIAEGVETERQKEILRSLGCEYGQGYFFSKPLSPNAIINWIASWGEKEDVVTRSHNWD
- a CDS encoding plasmid replication protein, CyRepA1 family; protein product: MKCKPDYIEQNHWNEWLASGVDPDMISLCVTSLKGESIYNHLCYSSELPRNSAGRLSLGFIKRYEHATCGGWWCNGVDPGTGEAIEWGCFKPNQPRLGAKNKLIKYEHPPKIPTRAFFLPVTLQVWLKIAERFNLVIPDNVEVTETGEALGFWRWVITQLPLPIVITEGAKKAAALLSIGFVAIALPGIWNGRRVDQINKTATLTPDLQPFVKSGRQFAFCFDRDTKTQTVTAVNLAIKKTAQLLINEGKCPVKVITWNTPQKGVDDLIVAEGAAAFEEAYDNALSLGQWSWLIKKRSSLTIPAKVKLNVADLSTIGLELPQTGIIAISSGKGTGKTKLISQVTADNERLLSLTHRIFLGRSLAERLGYTWRTDADKGNGYYIDENGYPTWRLGLCVESLLGIRPFQFFGATVVIDEVCQVFRALLTSSTCNKEGRRPAILARFEEIIKVAARVIIADADLDNYAIDYVKALRGEDEVFLIENQYQTPGYACTVYNCLDHSAIVADTVEMATGGKRLFIATDSLKSSNVLVNLLESGISRDRILVINSETVNLTAQREYVRQINEKLSLYDIVIATPSMSTGVSIEAEWFDAVIGIFYGVVNDADIAQSLARVRHPIPRYIWVAKSGKNFCSVSKSESPYVILRELKSRWDLEVGLIRMSLSPEMLAIVNIPIDWENCCHKKLWSQIEANSNWAMWNLREAVIARLKYEGNYLKFMTVNSSQFFRNLTKKVSNKIQLSHYQAVANSRILSSSEKAKLESQEVITAAERLNLEKTQAAEWLAVTKESEVTPELIKIYSQLSGAISRYEELRYGLAVERDEKAIALQAKWKLGLFIPNIYTKEQERTIRERLGLLQWIDRLLSGETLANDDLEPLANLVWDHYKQVNLILGLNLNPHSRKHSNIYIFNQLIKQLGIPAEVIRYRQNQTTIISLQKKRWRLIESILQRRKFRRNNKVETLNILQEAELTKSFNASNSFFIPCLTNFSLFSSLENQLNLEKLFTPKNCKTAVLTASGQPEEAS